One window from the genome of bacterium encodes:
- a CDS encoding HAD family hydrolase, translating to MLKAILFDLDDTLMPDELAANEAMVATAAIAKQWHNIPPGDLKDAVRTVARRLFRANPIVAAHGSAFDISSWEALCSNFDGDDDEMRQLREWAPTYRNEVWNQALCEIGVCDPLLADQLSIIYPHERRSRYVAFPDVKPCLDRFVAAGIKLGVVTNGPCDLQCAKLDVSGLRNYFGAVEISRVVGILKPDPRIFALALDRLGVGAQESAFVGDTPKTDVVGAHATGMKAIWLNRDNVPQPEGMVPERTIRSLDELQDTLAGM from the coding sequence ATGTTGAAGGCGATTCTGTTCGACCTCGACGACACCCTGATGCCGGACGAATTGGCGGCCAACGAAGCGATGGTCGCGACCGCCGCGATTGCCAAGCAGTGGCACAACATCCCGCCCGGCGACCTCAAGGATGCCGTGCGCACGGTGGCTCGCCGGCTCTTCCGTGCCAACCCGATTGTGGCGGCCCACGGCAGCGCATTCGACATCTCGTCGTGGGAGGCGCTCTGTTCCAACTTCGACGGCGACGACGACGAGATGCGCCAGTTGCGGGAGTGGGCGCCGACGTATCGGAACGAGGTCTGGAACCAGGCGCTGTGTGAAATCGGCGTGTGCGACCCACTGCTCGCGGACCAGCTCTCGATCATCTACCCGCACGAACGCCGCAGCCGCTACGTGGCCTTTCCCGACGTGAAGCCGTGCCTCGACCGCTTTGTGGCCGCTGGTATCAAGCTCGGCGTCGTCACCAACGGCCCGTGCGACCTCCAGTGCGCCAAGCTGGACGTCTCCGGATTGAGAAACTACTTCGGTGCGGTCGAGATATCCCGCGTGGTGGGAATACTGAAGCCGGACCCGCGCATATTTGCGCTCGCCCTCGACCGGCTCGGAGTTGGCGCTCAGGAATCGGCGTTTGTGGGCGACACCCCGAAGACCGACGTTGTCGGCGCGCACGCAACGGGCATGAAGGCCATCTGGCTCAACCGCGACAACGTGCCTCAGCCGGAAGGCATGGTCCCGGAGCGAACCATCCGCTCGCTCGACGAACTTCAGGATACTCTGGCGGGCATGTGA
- the carA gene encoding glutamine-hydrolyzing carbamoyl-phosphate synthase small subunit, producing the protein MAALPSDTHPRESSQAEKVTLELEDGSKFPGAGFGFHGPASGEVVFNTSMVGYVESLTDPSYRGQILVLTYPLIGNYGVPAADKDCFESSRIQASGLIVSSAHSDQSHATAGRSLHQWLVEENVPGVEGIDTRKLTILLRERGTMLGRVLPSDYSGEPVALYDPNSTNIVPEVCVHQPERFGSGRKRVILVDCGVKLSIRRELLKRGVEVLQVPADYDYTGERFDGILVSNGPGNPERCSATVAVLHRALALNRPIFGICLGCQLIALAAGARTYKLRYGHRGQNQPCREKGTDHCRLTSQNHGYAVDAATLPRDWQVWFENANDGSVEGIRHTRRPVSAVQFHPEGKPGPLDSVDLFDRFVETL; encoded by the coding sequence ATGGCCGCATTGCCCTCCGACACCCATCCCCGAGAAAGCTCCCAAGCAGAGAAAGTCACTCTCGAGCTTGAGGACGGCTCGAAGTTCCCAGGCGCCGGCTTCGGCTTTCATGGGCCCGCATCGGGCGAAGTTGTGTTCAACACCTCGATGGTCGGGTATGTTGAGAGCCTTACCGACCCTTCCTATCGCGGTCAGATACTGGTCCTGACCTATCCCCTCATCGGCAACTACGGGGTGCCTGCCGCCGACAAGGACTGCTTCGAATCATCGCGCATCCAGGCCTCCGGCCTCATCGTTTCCAGCGCTCACTCGGACCAGAGCCACGCCACTGCCGGACGCTCTTTGCACCAATGGCTGGTCGAAGAGAACGTGCCCGGGGTCGAAGGCATCGATACCCGCAAGCTGACGATTCTGCTCCGCGAGCGCGGTACCATGCTTGGCCGAGTCCTTCCTTCTGACTACTCCGGTGAACCGGTGGCGCTGTACGACCCCAACAGCACCAACATCGTGCCCGAGGTCTGCGTGCACCAGCCCGAGCGTTTTGGCTCAGGCCGGAAGCGAGTCATTCTCGTCGACTGTGGCGTCAAGCTCTCCATCCGCCGTGAGCTGCTCAAGCGCGGCGTAGAGGTTCTGCAGGTGCCGGCCGACTATGACTACACGGGTGAGCGGTTCGACGGCATCCTCGTTTCCAACGGCCCGGGCAATCCTGAGCGTTGCAGCGCGACCGTGGCAGTGCTTCACCGGGCGCTGGCCCTGAACCGGCCGATCTTCGGCATCTGCCTCGGATGCCAGCTCATCGCGCTCGCTGCCGGGGCGCGTACCTACAAACTCCGCTACGGCCACCGCGGACAGAACCAGCCGTGCCGGGAGAAGGGAACGGACCACTGCCGGCTGACCAGCCAGAATCACGGTTACGCCGTTGACGCCGCTACCCTGCCGCGCGACTGGCAGGTCTGGTTCGAGAACGCGAACGACGGCTCGGTCGAGGGAATCCGGCACACGCGCCGCCCCGTCTCCGCGGTCCAGTTCCACCCCGAGGGCAAGCCCGGCCCGCTCGATAGCGTTGACCTGTTCGACCGCTTCGTGGAAACGCTTTGA
- the carB gene encoding carbamoyl-phosphate synthase (glutamine-hydrolyzing) large subunit, which yields MNKPSSVIVLGSGALRIGQAGEFDYSGSQAIKALKEEGIRTILVNPNVATIQTTPGLADEIYLLPVEPDFVEKVIAAEKPDGILLNVGGQSALNTGVELWKSGALTRSGVAVLGTPVGTIIESEDRALFAAKMRSIGVSVPGSDTADSVERALAIAEKLGYPVMVRAGFSLGGLSSGRAGTPEELRHRVAEALSHAPHVLVEEYLAGWKEVEYEVVRDRFGNSVTVCNMENMDPMGIHTGESIVVAPSQTLTNDEYHYLRTVSLKIVAALGVVGECNVQFALHPSNGEYRVIEINARLSRSSALASKATGYPLAWVATKLALGYALADLKNSVTGVTGCFFEPALDYVTVKIPRWDLRKFRAASRRIGTEMKSVGETMAIAATFEEALQKGVRSLGLGYDGVTDPKARTDDPLDEIANPTDRRLFAIVHALANGTSAEKICESSRIDPWFIARLEAIVRAEQELSGRKLGDLNAEDLLRLKRLGFSDKTIGRGTGENELAVRERRIALSVLPRPRRIDTLAGEFPAATNYLYTTYGGDSPEIKPEDRGRPVMVLGSGPYCIGSSVEFDWCSVGMCTTASKLGHRTVMVNCNPETVSTDYDSNDRLYFEELTLERVLDIVDFERPMGIVVSVGGQIPNTLALSLHRRGVRILGTDPDSIDRAENRHRFATLLDELGIAQPPWQELKSIEEARAFAAKTGYPVLVRPSYVLSGSAMNIAKTERSLDQYLSQAAQVSPENPVVISKFLEGAKEIEIDGVAQDGEMVIYCISEHVELSGVHSGDATVVIPPQTTYLETVRRAKSITKAIARALGINGPFNVQFLARQNEISVIECNLRASRSFPFVSKSTGYDFIEIAARAMLGENVRGRYHTLDLDYVAVKVPQFSFSRLKGADPVLYVEMTSTGESACLGDSLEEAWLKAAIANGLRLPKKSLLVSIGGDDAKHKLLEPLRQLARAGFDIHATSGTNQFLEAQGVRSQLVRKVSDQRPGTQDVVELIADRKVECVINIPKRTADETVLTDGYRIRRAAADFGIPLINDAELARLFVRALLRHPRQGLDAKPLSAYAMRSRPSASAAPRA from the coding sequence GTGAACAAGCCTTCCAGCGTCATCGTCCTCGGCTCGGGCGCGTTGCGCATCGGGCAGGCCGGCGAGTTCGACTACTCCGGCAGTCAGGCCATCAAGGCCCTGAAAGAAGAAGGAATTCGGACGATTCTGGTGAACCCGAACGTCGCCACGATTCAGACCACTCCCGGGCTCGCCGACGAAATCTACCTGCTTCCGGTCGAACCGGACTTCGTTGAGAAAGTCATCGCCGCCGAGAAGCCGGACGGAATCCTCCTGAACGTCGGCGGCCAATCGGCGCTCAACACCGGCGTGGAGCTCTGGAAGTCCGGCGCGCTCACGCGCTCGGGCGTAGCCGTGCTCGGCACTCCGGTCGGGACCATCATCGAATCCGAGGACCGGGCGCTGTTCGCCGCGAAGATGCGTTCGATCGGCGTCTCGGTTCCCGGCAGCGACACCGCCGATTCGGTCGAGCGCGCGCTGGCAATCGCAGAGAAGCTCGGCTATCCGGTGATGGTGCGGGCCGGGTTCAGCCTGGGCGGACTATCCTCCGGCCGTGCCGGCACACCGGAAGAGCTGCGGCACCGGGTGGCCGAAGCGCTCTCTCATGCGCCGCACGTTTTGGTTGAGGAGTACCTCGCCGGCTGGAAAGAGGTCGAGTACGAGGTCGTGCGCGACCGGTTCGGCAACTCGGTCACGGTCTGCAACATGGAGAACATGGACCCGATGGGCATCCACACCGGCGAGAGCATCGTGGTCGCGCCCTCCCAAACCCTGACCAATGATGAGTACCACTATCTGCGCACCGTCTCACTCAAGATCGTTGCCGCGCTGGGGGTCGTCGGTGAGTGCAACGTCCAGTTCGCCCTTCACCCGTCCAACGGCGAATACCGGGTGATAGAAATCAACGCCCGACTCTCGCGTTCGAGCGCGCTCGCCTCCAAGGCAACCGGCTACCCGCTCGCGTGGGTCGCGACCAAGCTCGCGCTGGGGTACGCGCTTGCCGACCTCAAGAATTCTGTGACCGGAGTGACGGGTTGCTTCTTCGAGCCCGCGCTCGACTACGTCACGGTCAAGATTCCCCGCTGGGACCTCCGCAAGTTCCGGGCCGCTTCGCGCCGCATCGGCACCGAGATGAAGAGCGTGGGCGAGACAATGGCCATCGCCGCGACCTTTGAGGAGGCGCTGCAGAAGGGCGTGCGCTCGCTCGGCCTCGGCTACGACGGCGTGACCGACCCGAAGGCTCGCACCGACGACCCGCTCGACGAAATCGCGAACCCGACCGACCGCCGGCTGTTCGCCATCGTCCATGCGCTCGCGAACGGGACCTCGGCCGAGAAGATATGCGAATCGAGCCGCATCGACCCGTGGTTCATCGCCCGGCTGGAGGCAATCGTGCGTGCGGAACAGGAGCTTTCCGGCCGGAAGCTCGGCGACCTGAATGCTGAAGACCTGTTGCGCCTGAAACGCCTCGGCTTCTCGGACAAGACCATCGGCCGTGGAACCGGAGAGAACGAGCTTGCGGTGCGTGAACGGCGCATCGCGCTCAGCGTCCTGCCGCGGCCTCGCCGCATCGACACGCTCGCCGGCGAATTCCCGGCCGCAACCAACTATCTTTACACTACCTACGGCGGCGATAGCCCGGAAATCAAGCCCGAAGACCGGGGCCGACCCGTCATGGTACTCGGCAGCGGGCCTTACTGCATCGGCTCGTCGGTCGAGTTCGACTGGTGTTCGGTCGGCATGTGCACGACCGCATCGAAGCTCGGCCATCGCACCGTGATGGTCAACTGCAACCCGGAAACCGTGTCCACCGACTACGACTCGAACGACCGGCTCTACTTCGAGGAACTGACGCTTGAGCGCGTGCTGGACATCGTCGATTTCGAGCGACCGATGGGAATCGTGGTCTCGGTCGGCGGGCAGATACCCAACACGCTCGCACTCAGCCTGCACCGCCGCGGCGTTCGTATCCTCGGCACCGACCCGGACTCGATTGACCGGGCCGAGAATCGCCACCGCTTCGCGACCCTGCTCGACGAACTCGGTATTGCCCAGCCGCCCTGGCAGGAACTCAAGAGCATCGAAGAGGCGCGCGCCTTTGCCGCCAAGACCGGTTATCCGGTGCTGGTCCGGCCCTCGTACGTCCTTTCCGGCTCGGCCATGAACATCGCCAAGACCGAACGCTCGCTCGACCAGTACCTGAGTCAGGCCGCCCAGGTCTCACCTGAGAACCCGGTGGTCATCTCGAAATTCCTGGAGGGTGCGAAGGAAATTGAGATCGACGGCGTGGCTCAGGACGGCGAGATGGTCATCTATTGTATCTCCGAACACGTCGAGCTGTCCGGAGTCCACTCGGGCGACGCCACCGTCGTGATTCCGCCCCAGACCACCTATCTTGAGACCGTGCGCCGCGCCAAGAGCATCACCAAGGCCATTGCGCGGGCGCTCGGCATCAACGGCCCGTTCAACGTCCAGTTCCTCGCCAGGCAGAACGAGATCTCGGTCATCGAGTGCAACCTGCGCGCGTCCCGCTCGTTCCCGTTTGTCTCCAAGTCAACCGGCTACGACTTCATCGAGATCGCGGCCCGGGCGATGCTCGGCGAGAACGTACGCGGCCGGTACCACACGCTCGACCTCGACTACGTTGCCGTCAAGGTACCGCAGTTCTCCTTCTCCCGGCTGAAGGGAGCGGACCCGGTGCTCTACGTCGAGATGACCTCGACCGGCGAGTCGGCCTGCCTTGGCGACTCGCTCGAAGAGGCCTGGCTCAAGGCGGCAATCGCCAACGGCCTCCGCCTGCCCAAGAAGTCCCTGCTCGTTTCCATCGGTGGCGACGATGCCAAACACAAGCTGCTCGAACCGCTGCGACAACTAGCACGGGCCGGGTTCGACATCCACGCCACATCCGGCACCAACCAGTTCCTCGAAGCCCAAGGGGTCAGGTCACAGCTTGTGCGCAAGGTATCGGACCAGAGGCCCGGAACCCAGGATGTGGTGGAACTGATCGCCGACCGGAAGGTCGAGTGTGTAATCAACATCCCCAAGCGCACAGCCGACGAAACCGTACTGACCGACGGCTACCGCATCCGGCGGGCCGCTGCCGACTTCGGGATTCCCCTCATCAACGACGCCGAACTGGCGCGGCTGTTCGTCCGCGCCCTGCTGCGCCACCCGCGCCAGGGCCTCGACGCCAAACCGCTCTCGGCCTACGCCATGCGGTCGCGCCCGTCTGCCAGCGCCGCGCCCCGCGCCTGA
- a CDS encoding metalloregulator ArsR/SmtB family transcription factor, protein MDVTSRQLTTALLAALGSEYRMRMVELLATGERCVCEIAPHFPTSFSVVSHHLSVLEQAGVITSRRDGRWMRYRLVDDSVLELLGLARQLARQCKSGRRTARRPKASERDVSSGRIPRRTNAKE, encoded by the coding sequence ATGGATGTAACCAGCAGGCAGTTGACGACGGCGCTGCTCGCGGCGCTGGGCAGCGAGTACCGAATGCGGATGGTAGAGCTGCTCGCCACTGGCGAACGCTGTGTGTGCGAGATAGCGCCCCACTTCCCTACCTCGTTCTCCGTTGTGTCGCACCACCTGTCGGTGCTGGAGCAGGCCGGCGTCATCACGTCCCGGCGCGACGGTCGCTGGATGCGCTACCGGCTCGTGGACGACTCCGTGCTGGAGCTGCTCGGGCTGGCGCGGCAGCTTGCCCGGCAGTGCAAGTCCGGCCGCCGGACGGCCCGCCGGCCCAAGGCCTCAGAACGCGACGTAAGCTCGGGCCGAATCCCAAGGAGAACCAATGCCAAAGAGTGA
- a CDS encoding arsenite methyltransferase: protein MPKSEEEIRKSVREGYAKVARTSGSCCGSTKGCCGTSAPEAVSRAVGYSDAELAALPEGANLGLGCGNPVALASLRPGETVLDLGSGAGIDCFLAARKVGPTGQVIGVDMTPEMLEKARQNAAKVQAANVEFRLGEIEHLPVSDNSVDAVVSNCVINLSPDKPQVFRDTYRVLRPGGRLMVSDLALTAELPSPVRDSVAAYVGCVAGALLKTDYLAAITGAGFTDVRVVSEEHYPVDLLTDDPQAGQLMVDSGLSREELLAAAQSVVSIKVFARKPA from the coding sequence ATGCCAAAGAGTGAAGAGGAAATCAGGAAGTCGGTTAGAGAAGGCTACGCCAAGGTTGCACGGACCAGCGGTTCGTGCTGCGGCTCGACCAAGGGCTGCTGCGGGACATCGGCGCCGGAAGCGGTCAGCCGCGCGGTCGGCTATTCCGACGCCGAACTCGCCGCCCTGCCCGAGGGCGCGAATCTCGGACTCGGCTGCGGCAACCCGGTCGCGCTGGCGTCACTTCGGCCCGGCGAGACCGTGCTCGACCTCGGGTCGGGCGCGGGCATCGACTGCTTTCTTGCCGCCAGGAAGGTCGGTCCGACCGGCCAAGTTATCGGCGTGGACATGACCCCGGAGATGCTTGAGAAAGCGCGGCAGAACGCCGCCAAGGTCCAGGCCGCTAACGTCGAGTTCCGCCTCGGCGAAATCGAGCACCTGCCGGTCTCGGATAACTCGGTGGACGCAGTCGTCTCCAATTGCGTCATCAACCTCTCCCCGGACAAGCCCCAGGTCTTCCGCGATACGTACCGGGTTCTGAGGCCCGGCGGCCGCCTGATGGTTTCCGACCTTGCCCTGACCGCGGAACTGCCCTCCCCGGTTCGTGACTCGGTCGCGGCCTATGTCGGCTGCGTGGCCGGCGCTCTGCTCAAGACCGACTATCTCGCCGCGATTACGGGGGCCGGGTTCACCGACGTTCGCGTCGTCTCCGAGGAACATTATCCGGTTGACCTGCTGACCGACGACCCGCAAGCCGGACAGTTGATGGTCGATTCAGGTCTCTCCCGCGAGGAACTGCTCGCCGCCGCCCAATCGGTTGTCAGCATCAAGGTCTTCGCCCGCAAGCCTGCCTGA
- a CDS encoding TlpA family protein disulfide reductase — MQPDSESPVAAMLKAHQLEGRVVLVEYGTIGCKLSGVGLDSMAEWQHRNAVPGLAFLRLEPTPDQQTFDGHYTAKSLGFPVVRDPAMAVANALGTTVCPRFVLLDKFGHVRYHGSQPSEKDLADWTGRLNPEQADAGPDAPQFGTVELDVPALLAATRLPALDGKVLSLRDYRGKNGLLLLFVDAHCPHSAALAKEIPAVAEALNKHGVPIVVVNIGDPEAKVRSSYLAGITGAAIVFDPGKTAQDRWDIQYVPTAVLVDADGNLTYNGSPVWDRVTEKVVAALNLPADSLQAGVKGTSAG, encoded by the coding sequence GTGCAACCCGACAGCGAGTCGCCGGTGGCCGCGATGCTCAAAGCCCACCAGCTTGAAGGCCGGGTGGTGCTGGTCGAGTACGGCACGATTGGCTGCAAGTTGAGCGGCGTCGGTCTCGACTCGATGGCTGAGTGGCAGCACCGCAACGCCGTCCCGGGCCTTGCCTTCCTGCGGCTCGAGCCCACGCCGGACCAGCAGACCTTTGACGGCCACTACACGGCGAAGTCGCTCGGGTTCCCGGTCGTCCGTGACCCGGCGATGGCTGTCGCCAACGCCCTCGGCACTACCGTGTGTCCACGCTTTGTGTTGCTCGACAAGTTCGGACACGTGCGCTATCACGGCAGCCAGCCCTCGGAGAAGGACCTTGCCGATTGGACCGGCAGGCTCAACCCCGAGCAGGCGGACGCGGGCCCGGACGCGCCGCAGTTCGGCACGGTCGAGCTCGACGTCCCCGCGCTGCTGGCCGCGACCAGGCTGCCGGCTCTTGACGGGAAGGTGCTGTCGCTCCGCGACTACCGCGGCAAGAACGGGCTGCTGCTCCTGTTCGTGGACGCCCACTGCCCGCACTCGGCGGCTCTCGCCAAAGAGATTCCCGCCGTCGCCGAGGCGCTGAACAAGCACGGCGTACCAATCGTGGTCGTGAACATCGGCGACCCGGAAGCCAAAGTTAGAAGCTCCTACCTCGCCGGAATCACCGGGGCGGCGATTGTCTTCGACCCCGGCAAGACCGCGCAGGACCGCTGGGACATCCAGTATGTACCGACCGCAGTGCTTGTGGACGCGGACGGCAACCTGACATACAACGGCTCACCGGTCTGGGACCGCGTAACCGAGAAAGTCGTGGCGGCGCTCAACCTCCCCGCAGACTCGTTGCAAGCCGGGGTCAAAGGCACGAGCGCCGGCTGA